The following is a genomic window from Funiculus sociatus GB2-C1.
GGGAACATCACTGCGAGGGGTACGTTGCAACAACACCACTAATGTAAGAACATAAGGCAGCATCAGCAAAAACTCATAAGGCAACTCCTTTGAACCTAATGCTTGTATGCGAAACTGTAAGGCATCGGCAATGCCAAACAGCAACGCCCCCCAAAGCGCCCGCGCAGGTCGCCAACGGGCAAAGAATACTAAAGCAACAGCTATCCAACCGCGTCCGGCGGTAATTCCCTCCCGGAATATGTGCAGCTGGGCAACTGTCAGGACTGCGCCACCCAAACCTGTTAGCGCTGAACCCAGCAATAAGCTTGCATAGCGGGTGCGTTCCACATTAATTCCGGAAGTGTCGGCGGCGGCGGGATTTTCCCCGACGGCGCGAATTTGTAAGCCCCAACGAGTCCGAAATAGGAGAAACCAGCAACAGAAAACCAATGCCACGCTGATGTAAACCATGACATTGTGGGTAAACAGTAACTCACCGATGATGGGAATCTGCGATAAAACTGGCAACGGTAAATCTACTAAACCTGTAACTCGCGCCGTCAGGGAACCAAACTGCTGTCGGTAGAGATAGGTTGTTAATCCCTGACCAAACAGTACCATTGTGACTCCTGCTACTACTTGGTCGGCTTTGAATGTCACCGTCATTACTGCCATTAACAACCCCATCAACATTCCTGCTAGCAGTCCTGCACCCAAACCCGCCCAAGCGCCGATAAGCGGTAGTTTTGCAGTGTTCTCCAGTCCGTAGGCAACTGTAAAGCCTGCCAGTCCTCCGACTAGCATCACGCCTTCCAATCCCAGGTTTAACACTCCCGCACGTTCGGTAATTATTTCTCCCAATACGGCGAGTAATATGGGGACAGCGAGGCGAATACCTGCTGCTATTAAGGCAATTAGGAAACTCCAGGTGAGAATTTGTTCCCAAGGCATAAAGGTAAAAAATAAAAGAATTCTCTGTTTCTTGGGCTTTTTTACTTGTTGCGAGCGATCGCATCCCCGACAATTACAAATAGCACCACTAGCGCTTGTATAACTTGGGAAACGGCAGCTGGTACTTGCAAAGAAACTTGCAAACCTTCTGCCCCAATTGTCAAGGCAGAAAACAACACAGCTGCAATTAATACGCCCACTGGATGCAACTGTCCCAGTAAGGCTACCAGAATCCCACTAAATCCATAACCGCCAGAAATGTTCCCCTTCAGGCGCGTGTAGGTGTAACTTACCTCGATAATCCCAGCAACGCCAGCCAGTGCGCCACTCAGCATCAAGGCGGTGAGAATGCTACCCGTGACGTTCATTCCAGCTGTGCGCGCGACGCTGGCGCGAGAACCAACTGCCCGCAACTTAAATCCCAGAGGTGTGCGCCAAAGCAAAATATATATTACGAGTACCAGTACCAGCGCCAGCACTACGCCCAGATGCAGCCGTCCGCCAAACAAAGTTGGAATTTGTGCTGCTGCACTAAATTGCGTTGACTCTGGCAAAAAACCATTCGGATCTCTTAAGGGACTGCGGGCGACGTACTGAACTAGCAAGATGGCAATATAATTCAACATCAGGGTGCAGATGATCACATTCATGCCCCGCTTGATGTGCAGCAATCCGGCGATTCCACTCCACAGCATTCCGCCAATTCCGCCTGCAATTAGCATTAGGGGAATTAGTAACCAAGGAGATAAGTTGGGCAGTGTCAGGGCGACAATGCTGCCACATAATGCGCCGATATAATATTGTCCTTCTGCGCCGATATTCCAAACTTTGCTGCGAAAGGCAACTGTTAGCCCTAAGCCAATAATTAATAAGGGTGTGGCTTTAAGAATTGTTTCTGTAAGTTGCCGAGTTCCCCCAAAGGCCTCAAACACCATCACCTGATAGGCTTTTAAGGGATTAACTCCAGCTAGGGCAATTAATATTCCTCCCAAGGCGAGGGCGAGGATTGCACCGAAGAAAGGCTTCAAGCGATTTCCCCAACCAGCAAGAGGCAAAAAAGAAGATGGTTTTTGTTTGTGGTTCTTTTTAGTGTTTTCTTTTAATTTTTCAATTACCACTCTCCCTCCTGTTAAGTTTTTAATGTTTTCCTGCCATCATTAATCCTAAGTGGCGCACATCAGCATTAGCATCAACGATACCCGCGATCGCGCCTTCGTAAAGTACCGCAATGCGATCGCTTAAATTTAATATCTCTTCGAGTTCTGTGGAAATCAGTAACACTGCTGCACCTGCATCTCTTTGGGCAATTAGTTGTTGATGTACGTACTCAATGGCGCTAATGTCTAATCCCCGTGTTGGTTGGGCGGCTAAGACAATTTGAGGACTGCGCGAAAGTTCTCTAGCGATCGCTACTTTCTGCGCGTTTCCACCGGAGAGTTTCCCGACGTGGGTGTGGGGGCTGGGGGTGCGAATCAGGTAGCGTTCTACTAGCTGGGTGCAGTGGCGGACAATTGCAGCTGGACGCAGTAAGCCTTTTTTGTTGAATGGTGGCTTTTGAATATCCCGTAAAACTAAGTTATCAGCAACGCTAAAATCTGGGATTAACCCCATTGTGTAACGGTCTGAGGGAATGTGGGCGAGGGTGCCATTTAGATTTATTTCGCCGCGTATTGGGCGTAAAGATGCGATCGCTTCCTCTAATTCTCGCTGTCCGTTACCATCGACTCCAGCAATTCCCACAATTTCTCCGGCATTAACTGCGAGATTTATTCCCTTTAATGCTGGCAATCCTCGGTCATTTTCTACCCACAAATCACGAATAATTAACGGGGGATTGGGGATTGGGGATTGGGGATTGGGGATTGGGGATTGGGCCTGTCTCTCAATTCTGATAACTTTATTAACTTCTCGTCCTACCATCAAATGAGCTAATTCCCGCTCATTTGATGCAGATGTTAACACTGTGGTAATTGTGCGTCCATCTCGCAGTACAGTTACGCGATCGCATATTGCCAAGACTTCATTTAATTTATGACTAATGAAAATGATTGATGTACCCCCAGCAGCCAAATTTCTTAATGTCTGCAAAAATCCTTCTACTTCCTGGGGAGCCAAAACTGCTGTAGGTTCATCTAATATTAATACTTTCGCGCCTCGATAGATGGCTTTGAGAATTTCTACCCGTTGCTGTTCTCCCAGCGATAGTTGCCAAACTTCTGCTGCTGGGTCGATTTGTAATCCATACTGTTCTGCTAAGTTTCGCAGACGCTGATGGAGTTTTTTCGGGTTTTCTCGGATTAGCGGTTGTCTAGCTTGTCCCAAAACTAAATTGTCTGCAACCGTGAGACTTTCTACCAGCATAAAGTGTTGATGTACCATGCCGATACCGGATGCGATCGCTTCCCCTGGAAAGCGAAATTGCACCGATTTCCCCTCCAGCAAAATCTCCCCTTCATCTGGTTCATACAAGCCGCAGAGAATATTCATCAGCGTGGTTTTCCCCGCTCCATTCTCTCCTAAAAGAGCATGAATTTCCCCTGATTGCAACTCAAAATTTACGCTATCGTTGGCAACAATACCAGGAAATTTTTTAGTAATGCCCCGCATTTCTACTACAGGAGTTTGCATAATTGCTAATGGTTATAGCAGTCCTATTTGCTCCGTGAATGTTGTTAAGGCAATTAACTACTCTAGGCGCGACCGGGCGCAGAGGAAAGCGGGTGCATATCGCTATTTCGGCACAAACGGAACTTTGAGTTTACCTGAAGAAATTTCCTGGCGCGTCTCTTCTATTTTTTTCAAAGTTTCGTCTCCCAACTTATCCTTAACTGTGGAATTAGTATTCACCTGAACCACATCTTCTGCAACGGAAAGCCGATAATACTTGTTAGCAAATTGCCCAGATGTTGTGTCATTTAACATCTGCTTAAAGATAGGTTCCATATTCCACAGCACGTTAGCCGCCACCACATTTTGACCCAAGGCAGTCATATCTCCCACATAACCTGTAGCATAGCCTCCCTTTGCTTTGGCTGCTTCAATTGTTCCCAAAGTTGGCGCTTGACCGCAACCAATCCAGTAATCTACTCCCGTTTCTGCCTGTGCGGTTCCTGCCTCTTTCGCCTTAGCAATATCGTACCAGTCTCCCACCGCCGTAGCTGTCAGCGTAGCATCGGGACGGACTGTTTTGGCACCTGCTAACATCGCTTGTCCCATTGCGTGACAAGCGGGAATATCAAAGCCGTAAAGCGCCCCTAATTTACCGCTTTTACTGAGTTTTCCTGCTACTAAACCAACCATATAAGCACCTTGATAAAAAGGTTGGTCGTAGTCGGCGACATTTTCCGATGTTTTGCCTACAGCGCCTGCCCATGCGAAATTAGTTTTAGGAAATTCTTTCGCTACTTGAAATACTGCATCTCCGTGATTATAGGAATGCCCGATAATCACGTTGTAACCTTTTTCAGCGTACTGGCGCAAAACTCGCGCTATATCAGCATCAGCAACAGACTCAGAGATAGCGACATCATAGCCTTGAGCTTTGAGTTTTTTAGCAGCATTGTCGGCTGCTTCATTCCAAGAATCATCGTTAGCGGGGCCACCCAAAACAATTGCTAACCGAGGCTTTGTGCTGTCAGCGGTAGGACTCGCCTGTGTTTCTGTTGTGGGTGCTGGGGATTGAGAGGTTTGCTGTTGAGTACAACTAGCTATCAGAGTCAGGGGAATTATTAAAGATAAACAGCCAAGAATTTGTCTAATTTGTTTTAGTTGCATTAAAGGTATCATTGATTGCCCGATTGTACTGCCCAAATCCACTGGTGTTAGCTTGACAAAGTGCAGCATTTATAATTGTATGCCAAGTTACAAAAATTGCGATTGCCAGCATCTATAGCAATTCAAGGCTTGGGTGCAATACATCTGTAGGGAAATGACAATGCAGGTGCCAAACTTTCAGATCCCCGACTTCTTAAAGAAGTCGGGGATCTAGCCTTCACGAATCATTTAAAACTACTAAATATCGCGTCTTTACAATTCACTTTCTTTAGTAGGTTGCTTGTAATCTACTCAGGAGATAGTCTCCCGCTGAAATGGGCGGATAAAGTGGGGGACGATTTTCTCCTTGACAACTCTCAATACAGGCAATTTCCGCGTCGTTGTTGGGATGGCAGAAAAAAGCAACGGAATAACGCGATCGCTTGACTCTATCATCGCTGGGAACCATTACCCGATGCTTGGTGGAGCAAAATTCGTGATTCGTCCACTGTTGCATCAAATCTCCTGTATTCACGACAACAGTACCCGGAATGTAGGGTGCAGCGATCCACTCGCCATCAGCAGTGCGAACTTCTAAACCGCCAACTTCATCTTGAAATAGTAAGGTGAAACTGCCATAGTCGGAATGTTCCCCAGCACGCACTTGTCCGGGTTTAGCTAGTTGCTCCAGTGGGGGATAATGAAGTAGCCGTAGAGTATAATTTTGCTGATCGTGCTTGTCAGCGAAGAAGGACTCTGGTAAATCGAGAGCGATCGCAAATGCTTGGCATATTTTATCAGCAGCTTCAGCACAAGCTTGATAAAATTCCAAAACCGTCTGGCGAAACTTGTCTTCTCCAACAGGCCACTGATTCATAATTAAAGAAGACTTATCCTGCGTTGAGATTTCTTCAGGATTAACTTCTTTCCCTACATTAAATGCTTCTTTCAAATCTCCTGGCTTATCCGGATTGAGACGTTCTCGCTCTACACCAACATAACCGCGGTTGCTGAATTTATCAACCCACGCCAGTTTATTTTTTACGTCAAATGGTAGCTCAAAAAACAATTTAGTTTGAGCAAACAAATTGTTTATTAACGTTGCTGGTATTCCCGGATTTAGGTACATAAATCCGATTTCATGGCAAGCATGATAAATTTGTCTAGCAACAGCTTGCCGAGCTTCGGCATCACCGCTGAGAAAAGGTTCAAAATCAATGATAGGAATATTAACCAATGTTTTAGTCATCGTTTTTTTTTCTGATATCCGTGTATCGCAGGCGAATGATAAATTATACAGCCGCGTCCAATCTCAATAATTGTTGCAAAAACTCTAACTTCAAGAATCAATAAATTGCCTTTTTTGACGAAGATTGCGGAATAACCTTGCTCAGAACAAAGTAGAGAATTACCGCTGTAACAATGCCGTTAACAGGCTTAACTCCCGGCGCAATGTATGCGATCGCACTCGCTAACACATAAGCAATAATCCCAGCCCAATTAAACGCGGGTTGCCGTTCTTCTAAAGATGGAAACTCACCCCGATGACGCAACCAATAATCTGCCATCACCACACCGCCAATGGGAGGAATGAAGGTTCCGAGTAGGATTAGGTAAGGAATTAGCATATTATAAATACCACCCCAAGCCAAAACTAGAGCCACCGTCGCCCCACCCAACACGAAAGCAGTCCGCTTGTTGGTGCGAAACATATGAGCGCCTGCTACTGAAAAAGCATAAATAGTATTATCTTGCGTTGTCCACATATTCAAAAACAACAGCACCAAACCCCAAAATAATAATCCTTGCAGTGCCATTACTTGTACAATATCTTCGTTGCCATAAACCAATGCGCCGAAGGCACCACAAAAGATTAAAAAGCCATTAGCAAAGAAGAAAGCTGCTAGAGTGCTAATCGCGGCTGTTTTACCATTTTTAGCGAAGCGACTCCAGTTAGTTGCTTGAGTTCCGCCTGAGACAAAGGTGCCGACAATAATTGTCAAAGCTTCGCCAATTCCTAGCTGTTTTGATGGCACAATAGCTTGCAAACCATCATAACCGCCGGCTTTACCGAGTGCGATCGCTAAACTCCAAAACATCAAAATCAGCATCGCGGGAACGGCTATGCGCGAAAGCCAATCCATCGCCCGATAACCAATATAAGCGGTGGAACAGAAAAAATAGGTAAAAAATAGGATAATTAACCAGTTCCATCCTGTCGGAATTCCTAACAGCTTATTTGCTAACTCCGCCATCAATGCCGACCCCCACGCATACCAGCCAATTTGCGTAAATCCTAGGATAAAATCTACCCAGCGAGAACCAATGCTACCAAAACTAAAACGTGCCATCAGAACTGTAGAAAGTCCTGTATTAGCAGCGATGTAACTGAGTGCGGCGGCGTAGACACCAAGAATTAAGTTACCTATGATAATCAAGCCTACCAAATCGGGAAAAAAGCGGTAGGCGGGGCCAACTAAACCCCCAGCGAATAATGTCCCCGAATATAGTGTAAAACCCATCAGCAGGGGAGCCAACGACCAAAAAGATTTACGCGCCTCCAGGGGAACGGCGCTTAGGGGATAATCTTCATTGGCTTGCGATTGTACTAACTCTGGTTCTGAGGTGGTACTCATACAACTAATAGGTAATGCTTAATTAAGTTATTTTGAAGGTGATCGCGCAGCCGATCCGTATCCTAGTTAACTTCAGCAGTCTCTTACACTGTTAAATGTATATCAGAATACCATCTGTAACTACAGAAGTATTAATTTAACTACATCAATGCTTATTTTGTCTTAACTCAGTTAAATAATGGTGACATACACGATTTTGTTTTAGTGCAATACTCAAGTTGCTAAATCTTAGACGCAATCGCTACCAGCTCAGTAGGAGGAAAAAACATGGCTTTCAGGTATAATCGGCGTGACTTTCTCATTTATGGTTCAGCTGCTTTTGGCACCAGCTTACTGCTGAAAGCTTGTAGCGGTAATCAAAATTCCACAACACCGACAGCAGAAAATTCTGCCGTTGTGGATGATGTTAAAAATTTCAAGACAGCTATTGTACTACCAGGAATTATCACGGATAAAGCTTGGAACCAAACAGGTTATCAAGGTGTGACAACTGCTAAGGAGAAACTAGGAGTTGAAACCGCTTATGTTGAGAAAGTAGAACAAGCAGATCAGGCAGAAGCTTTGTCAGATTTTGCGCGACGCGGCTACAACTTAGTATATGCTCATGGCGGACAATTTGATGCAGCAATTCAACAGGTAGCACCACAATTTCCCAAGACGTTTTTTGTGGGTGTCAATGGTGCGGTGACTGGGGCAAATATGGCATCTTTGCGGATAGATCACCTGCAAGCAAGTTATCTGTGCGGCATCCTGGGAGCTTCAATGTCAAAATCAAATAAGATGGCTTATCTTGCTGCCCAATCTTTTCAAGCAACTGATGAAGAATTGCGGGGATTTGAGTTGGGTGCAAAGTCGGTTAAGCCGGATATTAAAGTAGCTCCAAGTTATACGGGTGACTGGAACGATGCTGCTAAGGCGAAGGAAGCAACGTTGGCGTTAATTTCTTCTGGGGTGGATGTAATTTATCAGTGGTTGGATAATGCTTCGCCAGCGGTGTTGCAAACTGCTGCTGAGAAGGGAGTTTACACCTTTGGCAATACAGCGGATCAGTTGGAAGTTGCGCCGAAGTCGGTGTTAACCAGTGCGGTGAAGCGAATTGATTTAGCGATCGCAGACTTAGCCGATCTTGCTGTAAAAGGTAATCTCAAAGGGGAAATTTACACTCTTGGTTTGGAAAAACCGGATATTCTTTATATTGGGAAATACAATGAGGCAGTATCAACAGATTTGCAGCAGAAAGTAGCCCAAACAAAAGATGCAATTCTAACTAAAAAAGTCACGTTTGAAGCTTGCAAAGATGGTGGAAAAGATACTCGCTGCCTGAAGCAAGCGTAATATAGATGTCAGGGCGAATATTATAATTCGCGGCTAAACATTATTCTCGTTCCCAGGCTGGGGTCTGGGAACGCATATATAAGAGGCTCTGCCTTTCGTTCTATACTGAAGGCTGGATGCTGAAAGCATTACTAGACGGCAGCCCAGTAACGAGGGAAAAATGACTTATTTACGTCTTGATGGCATTACAAAACGTTTTGGCAATTTTATTGCTAATGATAACATTAGCGTGGGTGTTAATCGCGGTTCTATTCATGCGTTACTGGGTGAAAACGGCGCAGGTAAAACTACTTTGATGAATATCCTTTGTGGGCTTTATCAGCCTGATTCTGGGGATATCTACCTGCAAGATAAGTTAGTAAAAATTGACTCTGCAAGCGCTGCGATCGCGCACGGTATTGGCATGATTCACCAGCATTTTATGTTGGTGCCACAGTTGACAGTAACAGAAAATATTATACTGGGAACAAAGTTTGATTGGCGGCTGGATTTAAAGGAGAAAAGTCAAGCGATCGCGCAAATGTCTCGCTTTTACAATCTTGATGTAAATCCCTCAGCCAAAGTCGGAGATTTACCTGTAGGAGTTCAGCAACGAGTTGAAATTCTTAAAGCACTTTACCGCCAAGCAAAACTGCTGATTTTAGATGAACCAACAGCCGTACTAACGCCGCCAGAGGTGAAAGTTTTAGCTGCTATTTTGCGTCAGTTGGCAACTGATGGACGCACGATTATTTTTATAAGTCACAAATTAGAAGAGGTGATTAATCTTTGCGATACTGTCACCGTATTGCGGCGGGGTGCGGTAGTGGCGACAACAACAACCTCAGATACCAACAGTCAGGAATTAGCCCGATTGATGGTAGGTAGAGAGGTCTTATTTAAAGTTGATAAATCCGCGTGTTATTCTGGCGAAGTGGTGTTAGAAGTTGAAAATTTACAGGTGCAGGATGAGCGGAATTTTCCGGTTGTGAAAGATGTATCTTTTCAACTTCGTGCGGGCGAAATTCTTGGATTTGCTGGCGTTGATGGGAATGGACAGAGGGAGTTGGCGGATGCGATTTCAGGGTTACGTGCTATTACTTCGGGTACAATAACAAACCACTCTTTAGAGGCAAAGAACGCAAAGGACAGACGGAAAGAAAGAATTACGGCTTATATTCCAGAGGATAGGCAGAAAATGGGCTTGGTGATGGGATTTAGTATTGCCAAAAATCTCATTCTTAAGACTTTTAAATTTCTGCCTTTTTGTCGTCGCTGGTTTCTCCAGTATGAAGCGATTAATCATCATGCTATGGAGGCGATGCAAAATTTTGATATCCGGTGCGAAAATTACTCTATTAAAGTTAGTCAATTGTCAGGAGGAAATCAACAAAAAGTAGTTTTGGCACGAGAACTTTCTGGTAAACCAAGTTTAATTGTGGCGATGCAACCTACACGCGGATTGGATGTGGGTGCGACTGAATATGTGCAGCAACGCTTGTTAGCTGAAAGAGAACGAGGTGCGGCAATTCTCTATATTTCAACAGAGTTAGAAGAAATTATGGCGATGAGCGATCGCATTGCTATTATGTATGAAGGTCAATTTGTTGATATCTTAGATGCTGCTACTGCCACGATTGAACAAGTTGGTTACTTAATGACTGGTGGTAATTTCAAAGGTATCTCCAGGTAGAATTTTCAATAGATTACTGGATATGTAAATTATGAGCTTTCTATCCTAGGATTCTAATCTGCATTTGCCGAGCTAACGAATATTTTTAGGCGGGTTTTCTCGGTTGGATATATGAGAAATAATTATATGTAACTTTCAAATAAATTAAGACGCAATATCAAGATTTATGCTAGACGAATATACAGTGAAAGCAGTTACATCTGGCAGATTGTAGCATGACGAAAACTAATCGCATTCAACCCGTTTTGCTACCAATTCTATCACCCATCATTGCGATCGCATCCGCCCTGATTGTCGGCGCTATCCTCATCTCTCTCTCCAACGCCAACCCGATCACCGCCTACGGTATTCTGTTTCAAGAATCTTTAGCCAACTACTATGGCTTTGGCAATACCATCACCAAAACCGCACCCTTGCTATTAGCCAGTCTGGGAGTGCTGGTGGCGTTGAAAGCGGGTTTGTTCAACATTGGTGCTGAAGGGCAAATTTATATGGGGGGACTCGGTAGCGTCTTGGTGGGGTTATATCTGCAAGGATTACCCGCCTTGATTCACGTACCTCTAGCACTGTTGGGAGGATTCCTCTTAGGTGCCGTTTGGGGATGGATTCCCGGATATCTTAAAGCGGTGCGAGGTGTGAATGAGGTGATTACCACCCTGCTACTCAATTATGTAGCGCTGAACTTTGTGGGATACCTGGTGAACAATCCCCTGAAGCAGCCGGGTGCGCCGAGTGCCTATTCTGCGCTAATTGCGGAATCCGCCCGATTACCCCTGATTTTGCCGCAAACACAGGCACACGCCGGGATTTTTATCGGGTTATTCGCTACCGGATTGTTGTGGGTATTGTTTGCGCGATCGCCTCTAGGATACGAAATCGAAGCGGTAGGACAAAATCCGACCGCCGCGCGTTACGCGGGAATGTCGGTAAAACGCACCATTATGCTCGTGATGGCGTTAGCCGGAGGATTAGCAGGATTAGCGGGTGCTGGTGAAGTTATGGGGCTGAAATATCGACTATTTGACAGATTTTCACCCGGCTATGGATTTGATGCGATCGCGATCGCTCTCCTGTGTCGTGGTAACTTAGTTGGTATCGTCCTCACCTCCCTATTTTTCGGAATCCTCCGCAGCGGCGCAAATGTCATGCAGCGCAGCGCCAACGTTCCCGTGACCGTAGTTTACGCCATTCAAGGTTTAACTGTTTTGTTCATTGCCATCAGTTTTGCAATTGAACGTCAAATTAAAATTAAAAATTAAAACTTACCTTTTCCGGGCGATTAGAAATCGCGGCTACACGAGACTTAATCTGCCTACGCAGGTTTTAATTTCTTCAGTCCGCGCACCATCCGGACTTCGTTTGTATAGCCGCGAATTCTATTCGCCAGGTTGCCCAAATCTTTAATCCACTAATGGACATCAACTTTTTCACCGACTACCTAGTTGCCAGCCTACGCCTCTCAACACCCTTAGCATTTGCCGCCCTTGGTGGACTTTTCTCAGAACGATCGGGAGTGCTAAATATTGCTTTAGAAGGAATGTTACTAACAGGAGCATTTTCTGGCGCAGCCGGAGCCTTTTTTACAGGTAATGTTTGGTTAGGCATACTGTTAGCAATAATAATCGGAGGAATTGTTGGATTGCTCCATGCTTATCTGTGCGTTACCCTCCGAGTAGATCAGTTAGTATCTGGACTCGCCATCAATCTAACCGCCGCTGGATTGACTTCATTTTGGGCGCGGGTTTTATTTAATAGTGGGCAGACGCAACAACTACCAGGTATTCAAACAATTGCCATTCCGGGACTACACAATATCCCCATTTTTGGTACTTTATTCTTTAATCAAGACCCGCTAATCTACTTATTATTTCTGTTAGTTCCACTCATAAGTTATATCCTATTCCGCACAAGTTTAGGCTTATCTCTACGCGCTGTTGGAGAATATCCCCGCGCTGCTGATACAGCCGGAGTTTCTGTCACCTTAGTACGTTATATTGCAGTCGCCCTCAGCGGTTGTCTGGCGAGTTTAGGAGGAGCTTATCTTGCCTTAGTTCACGTAAAATTCTTTGTAGAAGATATGAGTGCTGGCAAAGGATTTATCGCCCTTGCAGCTTTGATTTTTGGCAGATGGCATCCCGTCAGCACAGTTTTGGCTTGTTTATTATTCGGTGCAACCGAAGCTTTGCAACTAAGAATTCAAGCTTTTAATCTGAATATTCCCTATCAATTTTTAGTGATGTTGCCTTATATTATTGCTTTATTAGCTTTAGTAGGATTAGCTGGCAAGTCCACACCTCCCGCCGCCCTTGGTATTCCTTATATTCCTGAAAGTCGCGAACAATGAGTCGATATCAATTAATTATTTTTGACTTTGATGGCACTTTAGCAATTACGCATCCAGCGATTATATCGTGCGCTATAAAAACCTTCCAGACATTTAATATCAAGCCACCAACTGAAGAACAGATTCAGTCAGTAATAGGTGTCCCGCTTGCCGAAGCTTTCAC
Proteins encoded in this region:
- a CDS encoding ABC transporter ATP-binding protein translates to MTYLRLDGITKRFGNFIANDNISVGVNRGSIHALLGENGAGKTTLMNILCGLYQPDSGDIYLQDKLVKIDSASAAIAHGIGMIHQHFMLVPQLTVTENIILGTKFDWRLDLKEKSQAIAQMSRFYNLDVNPSAKVGDLPVGVQQRVEILKALYRQAKLLILDEPTAVLTPPEVKVLAAILRQLATDGRTIIFISHKLEEVINLCDTVTVLRRGAVVATTTTSDTNSQELARLMVGREVLFKVDKSACYSGEVVLEVENLQVQDERNFPVVKDVSFQLRAGEILGFAGVDGNGQRELADAISGLRAITSGTITNHSLEAKNAKDRRKERITAYIPEDRQKMGLVMGFSIAKNLILKTFKFLPFCRRWFLQYEAINHHAMEAMQNFDIRCENYSIKVSQLSGGNQQKVVLARELSGKPSLIVAMQPTRGLDVGATEYVQQRLLAERERGAAILYISTELEEIMAMSDRIAIMYEGQFVDILDAATATIEQVGYLMTGGNFKGISR
- a CDS encoding ABC transporter permease; the encoded protein is MTKTNRIQPVLLPILSPIIAIASALIVGAILISLSNANPITAYGILFQESLANYYGFGNTITKTAPLLLASLGVLVALKAGLFNIGAEGQIYMGGLGSVLVGLYLQGLPALIHVPLALLGGFLLGAVWGWIPGYLKAVRGVNEVITTLLLNYVALNFVGYLVNNPLKQPGAPSAYSALIAESARLPLILPQTQAHAGIFIGLFATGLLWVLFARSPLGYEIEAVGQNPTAARYAGMSVKRTIMLVMALAGGLAGLAGAGEVMGLKYRLFDRFSPGYGFDAIAIALLCRGNLVGIVLTSLFFGILRSGANVMQRSANVPVTVVYAIQGLTVLFIAISFAIERQIKIKN
- a CDS encoding ABC transporter permease — encoded protein: MDINFFTDYLVASLRLSTPLAFAALGGLFSERSGVLNIALEGMLLTGAFSGAAGAFFTGNVWLGILLAIIIGGIVGLLHAYLCVTLRVDQLVSGLAINLTAAGLTSFWARVLFNSGQTQQLPGIQTIAIPGLHNIPIFGTLFFNQDPLIYLLFLLVPLISYILFRTSLGLSLRAVGEYPRAADTAGVSVTLVRYIAVALSGCLASLGGAYLALVHVKFFVEDMSAGKGFIALAALIFGRWHPVSTVLACLLFGATEALQLRIQAFNLNIPYQFLVMLPYIIALLALVGLAGKSTPPAALGIPYIPESREQ